In a single window of the Olivibacter sp. SDN3 genome:
- a CDS encoding helix-turn-helix domain-containing protein, translating into MSNLDHQNKAFAQAVSFVNHTNRPLFLTGKAGTGKTTFLKYIRAHTYKKMAVVAPTGVAAINAGGSTIHSLFFLPFGMYLADYPLAWNESDHHIYNKQRLFGKVKLTKQRRALLQELDILVIDEVSMLRADTLDAIDAILRWARRNAAPFGGVQMLFIGDLYQLPPVVKSNEYILYQYYKSPFFFDAHVLQEAPPVLLELKKIYRQKDENFISLLNDIRHNQCGQATLEQLNQYYRSDFVPRKEDAYITLTSHNRIADDINRQELEALEGKAFCFEATVKGDFSESSYPTEGSLFLKEGAQIMFIKNDKGDERRYYNGKIGIIEQISKDGSGIKVRFPGETDTFTLEQEEWRNLRYNYDRQADKIDEETLGTFKQYPIRLAWAVTIHKSQGLTFDKAVIDAGASFAAGQVYVALSRLTSLQGLVLRSTISLANILTDPHVVAFSNAALDEDSLDDVLLQEQEVYLLHNLSNAFLWNKLTLETNSLKGELMAKNIPDKTLAYKKINAIATACNNQFEVAEKFNNWLNKQSSSAQPLPMEAIHDRTQKAAAWFLEQLDQELIIPLEQHITSWSQKKKNKKYLKELQDLSISYQRKKEQIKQCTMITQAILEGRNIQDVISEIAQQRQVATQTIQASLPKKKSSKGETKRMSLELFKKGKRIDTIAQERSLTPGTILSHLTSFIGTELDASELLQTSKLEQIMQKLQDNPGKTITEIKQLFNHRVEFHEIRIAQAALRAAAEQKKTTAADS; encoded by the coding sequence ATGTCGAATCTCGATCATCAGAATAAGGCTTTTGCCCAAGCCGTATCTTTCGTGAATCATACCAACAGACCTCTTTTTCTAACAGGAAAAGCCGGAACCGGTAAAACTACTTTTTTGAAGTATATCCGTGCGCACACCTATAAAAAAATGGCCGTTGTTGCTCCTACGGGAGTCGCCGCCATCAATGCCGGGGGAAGTACTATACATTCGTTGTTTTTTTTACCTTTCGGTATGTATTTGGCCGATTATCCTTTAGCGTGGAATGAAAGCGATCACCATATCTATAACAAGCAGCGTCTATTTGGAAAGGTAAAACTCACGAAGCAACGAAGGGCGCTTTTGCAGGAGCTGGATATCTTGGTTATTGATGAGGTTTCGATGTTAAGAGCGGATACGCTCGACGCAATCGATGCTATTTTACGATGGGCCAGGCGAAATGCTGCACCTTTTGGCGGAGTTCAGATGCTCTTTATCGGTGATTTATACCAGCTTCCCCCCGTAGTAAAAAGCAACGAATATATTTTATATCAATACTATAAAAGTCCTTTTTTCTTCGACGCACATGTGCTGCAGGAGGCTCCTCCGGTATTGTTAGAACTTAAGAAAATCTATCGGCAAAAAGATGAAAACTTCATTTCACTTTTAAATGACATTCGTCATAATCAATGCGGTCAGGCAACATTGGAACAGCTGAACCAATATTACCGTTCGGATTTCGTTCCCCGTAAAGAAGATGCCTATATTACGCTGACCTCCCATAACCGCATAGCCGACGATATTAACCGACAAGAGCTGGAGGCACTGGAAGGAAAGGCATTTTGTTTTGAGGCAACGGTCAAAGGCGATTTTTCTGAAAGTTCGTATCCTACGGAGGGTAGTTTGTTTTTAAAAGAAGGGGCACAGATCATGTTTATCAAGAACGATAAAGGAGATGAACGTCGTTATTATAATGGCAAAATCGGGATCATTGAACAGATCAGTAAAGACGGATCGGGTATAAAAGTCCGTTTTCCCGGAGAGACAGACACCTTCACGCTGGAGCAGGAAGAATGGCGAAATTTACGCTATAATTACGACCGACAGGCCGATAAGATCGATGAGGAAACTTTAGGCACGTTCAAACAATATCCTATTCGTTTAGCTTGGGCAGTTACCATACACAAAAGCCAGGGTTTAACGTTTGATAAAGCGGTTATTGACGCAGGGGCAAGTTTTGCAGCAGGACAGGTTTATGTAGCGTTAAGCAGGCTAACCAGTCTGCAAGGTTTGGTGTTACGCTCTACCATCTCGTTAGCCAATATTTTGACCGACCCACATGTGGTTGCTTTTTCCAATGCCGCTTTAGACGAAGACTCGCTTGATGATGTGCTGCTTCAGGAGCAAGAAGTCTATTTATTGCATAATTTAAGTAACGCCTTTTTATGGAATAAACTAACGCTGGAGACCAATAGCTTAAAGGGAGAGCTCATGGCTAAAAATATTCCCGACAAAACACTTGCTTATAAAAAAATCAATGCCATAGCCACTGCTTGCAATAATCAGTTTGAAGTAGCCGAGAAATTCAACAACTGGTTAAACAAGCAATCCTCATCAGCGCAGCCCTTGCCTATGGAAGCAATTCACGACCGGACACAAAAGGCTGCTGCATGGTTTCTGGAACAGCTTGACCAAGAGCTCATCATTCCTTTGGAACAACATATTACCTCTTGGTCTCAAAAAAAGAAAAACAAGAAGTACCTTAAGGAGTTACAGGACTTATCCATAAGCTATCAACGTAAGAAAGAACAAATTAAGCAATGTACCATGATTACGCAAGCGATCTTAGAAGGACGTAATATACAAGATGTGATCAGTGAAATAGCCCAGCAGCGCCAAGTAGCCACACAAACAATTCAAGCATCTTTACCGAAGAAAAAGAGCAGCAAAGGCGAAACCAAGCGCATGAGTTTGGAATTGTTTAAAAAAGGGAAGCGCATAGATACCATTGCACAGGAACGTAGCCTGACACCGGGCACGATACTTAGCCACCTAACATCCTTTATAGGAACTGAATTAGATGCATCTGAGTTACTGCAAACAAGCAAGCTGGAACAAATCATGCAAAAACTACAGGATAATCCCGGTAAAACCATTACCGAGATCAAGCAGTTGTTCAATCATCGTGTTGAGTTTCACGAAATAAGAATAGCCCAAGCGGCATTACGGGCAGCAGCCGAACAAAAGAAAACTACTGCCGCCGATTCCTGA
- a CDS encoding HAMP domain-containing sensor histidine kinase translates to MTIRLKLAWNSTLIVAAVLGFTFLGTYLFFEQHVRQSFYKRLQSSALTAAFFHLEKDELNDQKYQIIEQRYQEIHDESIRFFDENNRMVFEDDTLDYRIDADILERIRRKQITYFDIGERQFSGIFYQDNEGNYVVLASAVDADGYSQLKRLRLYLLLFYALGVGLSFILTNLLAKQTFKPFARLIRNVNTISATNLHERLETSDTERDELTELRESFNLFLDRLESGVKSQQNFLKHASHELKTPLASIIGNLEVTLSKHRSNAEYVEKMRALHNDALHIKAILEGLLLLSGLEASKNISLMKLRIDELLWDLLEKIGIHHPEAIVRIDLEEMRNKPALLEVLANRELLLIAIGNLIDNALKFSNNQPVLIKLYEDEERLCLTIKDKGIGIEAADQQDIFNLFYRGAKSAAIPGHGIGLYLGKQVLDLHGITLDVSSTPDIGTTFYLFFPKFHL, encoded by the coding sequence ATGACCATACGCCTTAAACTAGCGTGGAATAGCACCTTGATTGTTGCCGCTGTATTAGGGTTCACCTTCTTGGGCACTTACCTCTTTTTTGAGCAGCATGTACGGCAGTCTTTTTATAAAAGACTACAAAGTAGTGCATTAACTGCAGCTTTTTTTCATCTGGAAAAGGATGAGCTAAATGATCAGAAATACCAAATAATCGAGCAGCGCTATCAAGAGATTCATGATGAATCTATTCGTTTTTTTGATGAAAACAATCGAATGGTTTTTGAAGATGATACGCTTGATTACCGTATCGATGCTGATATACTAGAGCGTATCAGGCGTAAACAGATTACTTATTTCGATATCGGGGAGAGGCAATTCTCCGGGATTTTCTATCAGGACAATGAAGGCAACTATGTGGTATTGGCATCTGCAGTTGATGCAGATGGTTATTCACAGCTTAAACGTCTACGACTTTATTTGCTGTTATTTTATGCGTTGGGAGTAGGTTTAAGTTTTATACTTACCAACCTGCTAGCTAAACAAACATTCAAACCATTTGCCAGACTTATCCGCAATGTGAATACCATCTCAGCCACTAATTTACACGAGCGACTGGAGACGAGCGATACGGAAAGAGACGAACTTACCGAACTCAGGGAATCTTTCAATCTCTTTTTAGACCGGTTAGAAAGTGGTGTTAAGAGTCAACAGAATTTTCTCAAACACGCCTCTCATGAATTGAAAACACCCTTAGCTTCTATCATAGGCAATCTGGAAGTCACCCTATCCAAACATAGGAGCAACGCCGAATATGTAGAAAAGATGCGCGCACTTCATAACGATGCGTTACATATCAAAGCCATTCTTGAGGGCTTGTTATTGTTATCGGGATTAGAAGCTTCCAAAAATATTTCATTAATGAAGTTGCGAATTGACGAACTGCTCTGGGATCTCCTGGAAAAAATCGGCATCCATCACCCGGAAGCTATCGTGCGTATAGATTTGGAAGAGATGCGCAACAAACCGGCACTTTTAGAAGTGTTGGCGAACCGAGAACTGCTCCTGATTGCTATTGGTAATCTCATTGATAACGCGCTTAAATTTTCCAACAACCAGCCTGTTTTAATAAAACTTTACGAGGATGAAGAACGGCTTTGCCTTACTATCAAGGATAAAGGTATAGGTATTGAGGCAGCGGATCAGCAAGATATCTTCAACTTGTTTTACCGGGGAGCTAAGAGCGCGGCAATACCGGGGCACGGTATTGGTTTATATCTTGGGAAACAGGTATTGGATCTACATGGCATTACCCTAGACGTAAGCTCCACACCCGATATAGGGACCACCTTTTATTTATTTTTTCCAAAATTTCATTTATAA
- a CDS encoding response regulator transcription factor: MTKILLVEDDDRLAGFIKKGLEEQLYSVTRISTGYETLAITQDTDFDLLILDIMLPDISGFEICTVLRQRKITTAILILSALDTTEEKVKGLQAGADDYLGKPFHFDELLARIHAQLRRKSFENGVLDLQKYADLEVDVAEQSAKRAGKTLILSPREYKLLLYLLKNREHVVSRTQIAEAVWDIHFNTHTNVVDVYINYLRNKLDKGFDYPLIHTVKGRGYLLKHKKEV, encoded by the coding sequence ATGACAAAAATATTATTGGTAGAAGATGACGACCGCTTAGCTGGATTTATTAAAAAAGGTCTGGAAGAGCAATTGTACTCCGTTACTCGTATCTCCACTGGTTATGAAACCTTGGCTATCACGCAGGATACCGACTTCGATCTCCTTATATTGGATATTATGTTGCCGGATATTTCTGGCTTTGAGATATGCACCGTATTACGTCAGCGTAAAATCACTACTGCTATTCTCATCTTGAGTGCGTTGGACACAACAGAAGAAAAGGTAAAGGGCTTGCAGGCCGGGGCAGACGACTATCTGGGAAAGCCTTTCCATTTTGACGAACTGCTGGCTCGAATACATGCACAACTACGACGAAAATCCTTTGAAAACGGTGTGCTTGACCTACAAAAGTATGCTGATCTTGAAGTAGACGTTGCCGAACAGAGTGCAAAACGGGCCGGAAAAACTTTAATACTCTCTCCAAGGGAGTATAAACTCTTATTGTATCTCTTGAAAAACAGGGAGCATGTCGTTTCCAGAACCCAGATAGCGGAGGCCGTTTGGGATATTCATTTCAACACCCACACCAATGTGGTGGATGTTTACATCAATTATTTACGTAACAAGCTTGATAAAGGCTTTGATTACCCACTCATCCACACGGTGAAGGGAAGGGGTTATTTATTGAAGCACAAAAAAGAAGTATGA
- a CDS encoding phosphoheptose isomerase, with the protein MTAIAKQEIFAEIEKNLSSQGFTIDKQDQTRPWGGFFVIDESQAQKFADTYFDGLNVQDLKISGKLSPKILVVAPQKRLSWQYHHRRAEIWQVIKGEVGVVISDTDVENEVKTKKPGDVIKLEKGERHRLVGLDGWGILAEIWQHTDIENPSDEEDIVRVQDDFGR; encoded by the coding sequence ATGACAGCGATAGCTAAACAAGAAATATTTGCGGAAATCGAAAAAAACTTAAGTAGCCAGGGGTTTACCATTGACAAACAAGATCAAACACGTCCTTGGGGCGGTTTCTTTGTCATCGACGAAAGTCAGGCCCAAAAATTTGCAGATACTTACTTTGATGGGCTAAATGTTCAAGATTTGAAAATTTCGGGAAAATTAAGCCCTAAAATCTTAGTGGTAGCACCTCAGAAACGCTTATCTTGGCAATATCATCACAGACGTGCCGAAATTTGGCAGGTTATTAAAGGTGAAGTAGGTGTTGTAATCAGCGATACAGACGTAGAGAATGAAGTGAAAACCAAAAAGCCAGGAGACGTAATCAAACTGGAAAAAGGAGAGCGTCATCGTTTGGTAGGTCTTGATGGTTGGGGTATCTTAGCAGAGATCTGGCAGCATACAGATATAGAGAATCCTTCTGATGAGGAAGATATTGTTCGTGTGCAGGACGATTTTGGACGATAG